Within Methanoculleus horonobensis, the genomic segment GGCACGACAGCGTCTACTTCACGCCGAAGGAAGATATCATCAGGACTGCGCTGAAGGAGAACAAAAAGGATTAGAAGAGGGCATTGAGAACGAAGACTGCCACGCCGATCACGACGGTTATCACGACAACGGATATCGGGCTGATATGGATGGCCCGGTGATCGTCGCTGTCGTAGTAATTGACCAGGCCGGCAGAGGATACCAGTCTTCCGCCAGATTTCTTCGCCATACCAAAATATTCTCCTTTGCAATATATAAAACAGAGGATCAACTATGCGGGAAGTTTCACCTTACGTCGTCACCGGCCGTGCGCTCCTCGGCGCAGACCTCCGGGAAGAAGATGTCACCATCACCGTCTCGGAAGGGATCGTCACCTCGATAGAGGCCGCCTCCCGGACGCCCGAGAGGTGGATCGTGCCCGCCTTCTTCAACGCCCACACG encodes:
- a CDS encoding preprotein translocase subunit Sec61beta, whose protein sequence is MAKKSGGRLVSSAGLVNYYDSDDHRAIHISPISVVVITVVIGVAVFVLNALF